The window GTTAAACCCATATTGCTTTCTATAAGCCTGGGATTGAACAAGCATCATCTTTTTGGCAAGGCCATAGGGTGCATTTGTCTCCTCGGGATAGCCATTCCATAGATTTTCTTCCTTGAAAGGGACAGGGGTAAACTTTGGATAGGCACAAATTGTTCCAATGGCAACAAATTTTTTAATATTATTTCTCCTTGCATATTCCATCAGCATCGCACCCATTACCAGATTATCATAAAAGTATCTTCCTGGGTTTTCCATATTTCCTCCAATCCCACCAACAATTGCCGCTAAATGGATAACCATATCTGTGGAAAAATCTTTATAAAGCCTTTCTACATCAATCTCCCTTGTCAAATTATAATCTTTGCTTCTTGGAATAAATATATTTTCACATCCTCTCTCTTTGAGATCAGAAACTACATATTTTCCCAAGAATCCTGCACCACCTGTAACTATTACCCTTTTATTCTTCCAAAAATCGCTCATCTTATGTTATACTCTTTCTTTACCCTTTCCATATCTGCATCAACCATTAGCTTGACTAATTCTTTAAAGGTTATCTTGGGCTGCCAATTTAATTTCTTTTTTGCCTTGCTTGCATCTCCAATTAAGCAATCAACCTCGGTTGGCCTAAAGTATTTTGGGTCTATTTCTACATAGTCTTTCCAATCAAGGCCTGCATAAGAAAATGCCTCAGAAACAAATTCACGAACAGAATGCGTCTCTCCTGTTGCAATGACATAATCCTCTGGTTTTTCTTGCTGTAAGATAAGCCACATTGCCTCACAAAACTCTGGGGCATACCCCCAATCCCTTTTTGCCTCTAAATTTCCAAGATAGAGCTTTTTTTGTAGCCCAAGCTTTATTTTAGCAACTGCCATAGTTACCTTCCTGGTGACAAATGTCTCCCCCCTTCTTGGCGATTCATGGTTAAATAGTATGCCATTTGTGGCAAATAAGCCATAAGCCTCCCGATAATTTTTTACCATATAAAATGCATAAGCCTTCGCACAAGCATAGGGGCTCCTTGGATCAAAGGGTGTATCTTCATTTTGGGGGGAAGGGGAATTTCCAAAGAGCTCAGAGGATGATGCCTGATAGAACTTAGGGCTTATTTCAGCTTCCCTTATTGCCTCAAGCATTCGGGTTGTCCCTAAG is drawn from bacterium and contains these coding sequences:
- a CDS encoding GDP-L-fucose synthase, whose translation is MSDFWKNKRVIVTGGAGFLGKYVVSDLKERGCENIFIPRSKDYNLTREIDVERLYKDFSTDMVIHLAAIVGGIGGNMENPGRYFYDNLVMGAMLMEYARRNNIKKFVAIGTICAYPKFTPVPFKEENLWNGYPEETNAPYGLAKKMMLVQSQAYRKQYGFNSIFLLPVNLYGPGDNFSPKSSHVIPALIKKCVDAIENKEDEIVVWGTGSPTREFFYVKDCAEGILLAAEHYNKSEPVNLGSGMEISIRDLANLIARLTGFKGEIIWDTTKPDGQPKRRLDTTKAEQEFGFKAKMDFEEGLKRTIEWYKEWRKKRE
- the gmd gene encoding GDP-mannose 4,6-dehydratase, coding for MKKALITGITGQDGSYLAELLLKKGYEVYGIVRRSSSFNTARIDHIYQDPHEPDVKLNLVYGDLNDASSLNKIIRTIKPDEIYNLGAQSHVKVSFEVPEYTGEVVALGTTRMLEAIREAEISPKFYQASSSELFGNSPSPQNEDTPFDPRSPYACAKAYAFYMVKNYREAYGLFATNGILFNHESPRRGETFVTRKVTMAVAKIKLGLQKKLYLGNLEAKRDWGYAPEFCEAMWLILQQEKPEDYVIATGETHSVREFVSEAFSYAGLDWKDYVEIDPKYFRPTEVDCLIGDASKAKKKLNWQPKITFKELVKLMVDADMERVKKEYNIR